The following are from one region of the Anguilla rostrata isolate EN2019 chromosome 7, ASM1855537v3, whole genome shotgun sequence genome:
- the ndrg2 gene encoding protein NDRG2, which translates to MTTELQEIANTEEKPLLPGQPDPTKEAELAAQILLDQGQEHSIETPHGLLHVTVHGTGNTRRPPILTFHDVGLEHKSCFSTLFKFEEMQEIVKGFTVIHIDAPGQEEGAAAYPLGYQYASLEQLAEMIPAVLQYFNARTVIGVGVGAGANILSNFSLNNPDLVEGLVLINIDAHARGWMDWAAHKLTTLTSSITEQILSHLFSQEELSANTELVQCHRERISKAPNLYNMELFWKSYNSRRDLNMDRSSTLKCPVMLVVGDQAPHEEAAVECNSKLDPTTTSFLKMADGGGLPQLTQPSKLTEAFKYFIQGMGYMASSCMTRLSRSRTASLTSALSMDGSRSRSRTLSQGSLSGQMPPSPSHTMEVSC; encoded by the exons ATGACGACCGAATTACAAGAAATTGCCAACACTGAGGAGAAGCCTCTACTTCCGGGTCAGCCTGATCCTACCAAG GAAGCAGAACTTGCAGCTCAAATCCTGTTAGACCAAGGCCAG gagcACAGCATTGAAACCCCCCATGGCTTGCTCCATGTCACTGTGCACGGCACTGGAAACACACGacgccctcccattctcaccttcCATGATGTGGGCCTGGAAC atAAGAGCTGTTTCTCCACGCTGTTTAAGTTTGAGGAAATGCAGGAGATAGTGAAGGGCTTCACTGTCATCCACATCGATGCCCCAGGGCaagaggagggggcagcagcttATCCCCTGGG gTATCAGTATGCATCACTGGAGCAGTTGGCAGAGATGATCCCTGCAGTTCTGCAGTATTTTAa tgccCGCACTGTGAttggtgttggtgtgggtgctggagccaaCATTCTCTCCAATTTTTCA CTGAACAATCCGGACTTGGTGGAAGGCCTGGttctgatcaacattgatgcCCATGCCCGAGGCTGGATGGACTGGGCTGCTCATAAG ctgACCACTTTGACATCCTCCATCACTGAGCAAATTCTGAGTCATCTCttcagtcag gaGGAGTTGTCAGCAAATACAGAGTTGGTGCAGTGTCATAGAGAGAGGATATCTAAAGCCCCAAATCTGTACAACATGGAGCTCTTCTGGAAGAGTTACAACAG CCGGAGAGATCTGAATATGGATCGGAGCAGCACCCTAAA gtgcCCAGTAATGCTGGTGGTGGGAGACCAGGCGCCGCATGAAGAGGCAGCG GTGGAGTGCAACAGCAAGCTGGACCCAACAACCACGTCATTCCTCAAG ATGGCTGATGGTGGTGGTCTGCCTCAGCTCACCCAG CCCAGTAAACTGACCGAGGCGTTCAAATATTTCATCCAGGGGATGGGCTACA TGGCCTCTTCCTGTATGACTCGCCTCTCTCGGTCTCGCACCGCCTCTCTCACCTCCGCACTCTCCATGGATGGGTCCCGCTCCCGGTCTCGCACCCTGTCCCAGGGCTCCCTCAGCGGCCAGatgccccccagcccctcccataCCATGGAGGTGTCCTGCTGA